In a single window of the Melanotaenia boesemani isolate fMelBoe1 chromosome 22, fMelBoe1.pri, whole genome shotgun sequence genome:
- the hey2 gene encoding hairy/enhancer-of-split related with YRPW motif protein 2 yields MFLLGGFSSSSSSSSIMKRPREDRSSAEETIDEGRHALHPGSMKASFVRCGSPTATTQVMARKKRRGIIEKRRRDRINNSLSELRRLVPTAFEKQGSAKLEKAEILQMTVDHLKMLQVTGGKGYLDAHALALDFLSLGYRECVTEVSRYLSTVEGLDSRDPLHSRLLSHLTSCASQHDVATLTAASHQHHPFPHPPPPQHWAAAVATLRPLPYGLSGLPVSPDTRGGGGGPQRLMEISQRSVVSSSFASLTDSSSSSLSSSSSSSLMLPCPPTTSLLSLSASFPITFHGGFPLRPPSSLTSTSPPGSSSSSSSSQTPHSISRKPYRPWGTEVGAF; encoded by the exons atgtttttgttgggaggattttcttcctcctcctcctcctcctccatcatgaAGCGGCCGCGTGAGGACCGCAGCTCGGCGGAGGAGACCATCGATGAGGGCCGGCACGCGCTCCATCCAGG gtcCATGAAGGCGTCCTTCGTCAGATGTGGATCTCCGACCGCGACCACTCAGGTTATGGCGAGGAAAAAACGCAGAGGG ATCATCGAGAAGCGACGACGAGACCGAATCAACAACAGTCTGTCGGAGTTACGCAGACTCGTCCCAACGGCCTTCGAAAAGCAG GGCTCAGCGAAGCTGGAGAAGGCAGAAATTCTCCAGATGACCGTGGACCATctgaagatgctgcaggtcACAGGAGGGAAAG GTTACCTGGACGCCCACGCCTTGGCGCTGGACTTCCTGTCTCTGGGTTACAGGGAATGTGTGACGGAGGTTTCCCGCTACCTGAGCACCGTGGAGGGCCTGGACTCCCGCGACCCCCTGCACTCCCGCCTCCTCTCCCACCTCACCAGCTGCGCTTCCCAGCATGACGTCGCCACTCTGACAGCCGCCTCCCATCAGCACCACCCGTTCCCCCACCCGCCCCCCCCCCAGCACTGGGCCGCTGCCGTGGCAACGCTGCGTCCTCTGCCGTACGGACTGAGCGGACTTCCGGTTTCTCCAGACACCAGAGGAGGCGGCGGAGGCCCCCAGAGGCTGATGGAGATATCCCAGCGCAGCGTGGTCTCCTCCTCTTTTGCCTCCCTCACagactcctcctcttcctcactttcatcctcctcttcctcatccctcATGCTCCCCTGCCCACCCACCacctccctcctctccctctcgGCATCATTTCCCATCACCTTCCACGGAGGTTTCCCCCTCCgccctccctcctccctcacCTCCACCAGTCCTCCtggctcttcctcctcctcctcttcctcgcaGACCCCTCATAGCATCAGCAGGAAGCCCTACCGGCCGTGGGGAACCGAGGTCGGAGCCTTCTGA